One stretch of Actinacidiphila sp. DG2A-62 DNA includes these proteins:
- a CDS encoding DNA-directed RNA polymerase subunit beta', translated as MLDVNFFDELRIGLATADDIRTWSHGEVKKPETINYRTLKPEKDGLFCEKIFGPTRDWECYCGKYKRVRFKGIICERCGVEVTRAKVRRERMGHIELAAPVTHIWYFKGVPSRLGYLLDLAPKDLEKVIYFAAYMITWVDEERRTRDLPSLEAQVSVERQQIEQRRDADVEARQKKLEADLGELENEGAKADVRRKVREGAEREMKQLRDRAQRELDRLDEVWARFKNLKVQDLEGDELLYRELRDRFGTYFQGSMGAAALQKRLESFDLEEEAERLREIIRTGKGQKKTRALKRLKVVSAFLQTTNKPNGMVLDCVPVIPPDLRPMVQLDGGRFATSDLNDLYRRVINRNNRLKRLLDLGAPEIIVNNEKRMLQEAVDALFDNGRRGRPVTGPGNRPLKSLSDMLKGKQGRFRQNLLGKRVDYSARSVIVVGPQLKLHQCGLPKAMALELFKPFVMKRLVDLNHAQNIKSAKRMVERGRTVVYDVLEEVIAEHPVLLNRAPTLHRLGIQAFEPQLVEGKAIQIHPLVCTAFNADFDGDQMAVHLPLSAEAQAEARILMLSSNNILKPADGRPVTMPTQDMVLGLFFLTTDSEERQVKGEGRAFGSTAEAIMAFDARELSMQAPVDIRFPVGTVPPRGWTPPEPAEGEEPYQVGDSFRLRTTLGRALFNELLPEDYPFVDYAVGKKQLSEIVNDLAERYPKVIVAATLDNLKAAGFHWATRSGVTVAISDIVVPEAKKGIIASYEAQDEKVQKQYERGLITKQERSDELIGIWTKATNEVATAMNANFPKTNPIFMMVDSGARGNMMQMRQIAGMRGLVSNAKNETIPRPIKASFREGLSVLEYFISTHGARKGLADTALRTADSGYLTRRLVDVSQDVIIREEDCGTERGLKLRIAERQPDGSLRKADDVETSVYARMLAEDVVVDGKVVAPANVDLGDVLIDQLVKLGVEEVKTRSILTCESAVGTCAYCYGRSLATGKLVDIGEAVGIIAAQSIGEPGTQLTMRTFHTGGVAGDDITQGLPRVVELFEARVPKGVAPISEAAGRVRIEETEKTKKIVVTPDDGADEIAYPISKRVKLQVGEGDHVEVGQKLTYGATNPHDVLRILGQRQVQIHLVQEVQKVYNSQGVSIHDKHIEIIIRQMLRRVTIIESGDAELLPGELVERGRFETENRRVVSEGGHPASGRPQLMGITKASLATESWLSAASFQETTRVLTDAAIHAKSDSLLGLKENVIIGKLIPAGTGLSRYRNIRVEPTEEAKAAMYSAVGYDDIDYSPFGTGSGQAVPLEDYDYGPYNG; from the coding sequence GTGCTCGACGTCAACTTCTTCGACGAGCTGCGGATCGGCCTGGCCACCGCGGACGACATCCGGACCTGGTCGCACGGCGAGGTCAAGAAGCCCGAGACCATCAACTACCGCACCCTCAAGCCCGAGAAGGACGGACTCTTCTGCGAGAAGATCTTCGGCCCCACCCGGGACTGGGAGTGCTACTGCGGCAAGTACAAGCGCGTCCGCTTCAAGGGCATCATCTGTGAGCGCTGCGGCGTCGAGGTCACCCGTGCCAAGGTGCGCCGCGAGCGGATGGGCCACATCGAGCTCGCCGCGCCGGTCACCCACATCTGGTACTTCAAGGGCGTCCCGTCGCGCCTGGGCTACCTGCTCGACCTGGCCCCGAAGGACCTGGAGAAGGTCATCTACTTCGCGGCCTACATGATCACGTGGGTCGACGAGGAGCGCCGCACCCGCGACCTGCCCTCCCTGGAGGCCCAGGTCTCCGTGGAGCGCCAGCAGATCGAGCAGCGCCGCGACGCCGACGTGGAGGCCCGGCAGAAGAAGCTGGAGGCCGACCTCGGCGAGCTGGAGAACGAGGGCGCGAAGGCCGACGTGCGCCGCAAGGTGCGCGAGGGCGCCGAGCGCGAGATGAAGCAGCTGCGCGACCGCGCCCAGCGCGAGCTGGACCGCCTCGACGAGGTGTGGGCCCGCTTCAAGAACCTCAAGGTCCAGGACCTGGAGGGCGACGAGCTGCTCTACCGCGAGCTGCGCGACCGCTTCGGCACCTACTTCCAGGGGTCGATGGGCGCCGCCGCGCTGCAGAAGCGGCTGGAGTCCTTCGACCTGGAGGAGGAGGCCGAGCGCCTCCGCGAGATCATCCGCACCGGCAAGGGCCAGAAGAAGACCCGTGCGCTCAAGCGGCTGAAGGTCGTCTCCGCGTTCCTGCAGACCACCAACAAGCCCAACGGCATGGTGCTGGACTGCGTCCCGGTGATCCCGCCGGACCTGCGTCCGATGGTGCAGCTGGACGGCGGCCGCTTCGCGACCTCCGACCTGAACGACCTGTACCGCCGCGTCATCAACCGCAACAACCGGCTGAAGCGCCTGCTCGACCTCGGTGCCCCCGAGATCATCGTGAACAACGAGAAGCGGATGCTCCAGGAGGCCGTCGACGCGCTCTTCGACAACGGCCGCCGCGGCCGCCCGGTCACGGGCCCCGGCAACCGTCCGCTGAAGTCGCTGTCCGACATGCTCAAGGGCAAGCAGGGCCGCTTCCGGCAGAACCTGCTCGGCAAGCGCGTCGACTACTCCGCCCGTTCGGTGATCGTCGTCGGCCCGCAGCTGAAGCTGCACCAGTGCGGCCTGCCCAAGGCGATGGCGCTGGAGCTGTTCAAGCCGTTCGTGATGAAGCGCCTGGTGGACCTGAACCACGCGCAGAACATCAAGTCGGCCAAGCGGATGGTCGAGCGCGGCCGCACGGTCGTGTACGACGTGCTGGAAGAGGTCATCGCCGAGCACCCGGTGCTGCTCAACCGGGCGCCGACGCTGCACCGCCTGGGCATCCAGGCCTTCGAGCCGCAGCTGGTCGAGGGCAAGGCGATCCAGATCCACCCGCTGGTCTGCACCGCTTTCAACGCGGACTTCGACGGCGACCAGATGGCCGTGCACCTGCCGCTGTCCGCGGAGGCGCAGGCCGAGGCCCGCATCCTGATGCTGTCCTCGAACAACATCCTCAAGCCGGCCGACGGCCGCCCGGTCACCATGCCGACCCAGGACATGGTGCTCGGCCTGTTCTTCCTGACCACGGACTCCGAGGAGCGCCAGGTCAAGGGCGAGGGCCGGGCGTTCGGGTCGACCGCCGAGGCGATCATGGCCTTCGACGCGCGCGAGCTGTCGATGCAGGCGCCGGTGGACATCCGCTTCCCGGTGGGCACCGTCCCGCCGCGCGGCTGGACCCCGCCGGAGCCGGCCGAGGGCGAGGAGCCGTACCAGGTCGGTGACAGCTTCCGGCTGCGCACCACCCTGGGCCGGGCGCTGTTCAACGAGCTGCTGCCCGAGGACTACCCGTTCGTGGACTACGCGGTCGGCAAGAAGCAGCTCTCCGAGATCGTCAACGACCTCGCCGAGCGCTACCCCAAGGTCATCGTGGCGGCGACGCTCGACAACCTGAAGGCGGCCGGCTTCCACTGGGCGACCCGCTCCGGCGTCACCGTGGCCATCTCCGACATCGTGGTGCCCGAGGCGAAGAAGGGCATCATCGCCTCCTACGAGGCGCAGGACGAGAAGGTCCAGAAGCAGTACGAGCGCGGTCTGATCACCAAGCAGGAGCGGTCGGACGAGCTGATCGGCATCTGGACCAAGGCGACCAACGAGGTCGCCACGGCCATGAACGCCAACTTCCCGAAGACCAACCCGATCTTCATGATGGTCGACTCCGGGGCCCGCGGAAACATGATGCAGATGCGTCAGATCGCGGGTATGCGCGGCCTGGTCTCCAACGCCAAGAACGAGACCATCCCGCGTCCCATCAAGGCGTCGTTCCGCGAGGGCCTGTCGGTGCTGGAGTACTTCATCTCCACCCACGGCGCCCGCAAGGGCCTCGCCGACACCGCGCTGCGCACCGCCGACTCGGGTTACCTGACCCGACGCCTGGTGGACGTCTCGCAGGACGTCATCATCCGCGAGGAGGACTGCGGCACCGAGCGCGGTCTGAAGCTGCGGATCGCCGAGCGGCAGCCGGACGGCTCGCTGCGCAAGGCCGACGACGTCGAGACCAGCGTGTACGCGCGGATGCTCGCCGAGGACGTGGTGGTGGACGGCAAGGTCGTCGCGCCCGCCAACGTCGACCTCGGCGACGTGCTGATCGACCAGCTGGTGAAGCTGGGGGTCGAGGAGGTCAAGACCCGCTCGATCCTCACCTGCGAGTCGGCGGTCGGCACCTGCGCCTACTGCTACGGACGCTCGCTGGCCACCGGCAAGCTGGTGGACATCGGCGAGGCGGTCGGCATCATCGCCGCCCAGTCGATCGGTGAGCCCGGCACCCAGCTGACCATGCGTACCTTCCACACCGGTGGTGTGGCCGGTGACGACATCACGCAGGGTCTGCCGCGTGTGGTCGAGCTGTTCGAGGCGCGCGTCCCCAAGGGCGTCGCCCCGATCTCCGAGGCGGCCGGCCGGGTGCGCATCGAGGAGACCGAGAAGACCAAGAAGATCGTCGTGACCCCGGACGACGGCGCCGACGAGATCGCCTACCCGATCTCCAAGCGCGTCAAGCTCCAGGTCGGCGAGGGCGACCACGTCGAGGTCGGGCAGAAGCTCACCTACGGCGCGACCAACCCGCACGACGTGCTGCGCATCCTGGGCCAGCGACAGGTGCAGATCCACCTGGTGCAGGAAGTGCAGAAGGTCTACAACTCGCAGGGTGTGTCGATCCACGACAAGCACATCGAGATCATCATCCGGCAGATGCTGCGCCGGGTGACGATCATCGAGTCGGGCGACGCGGAGCTGCTGCCCGGCGAGCTGGTCGAGCGCGGCCGGTTCGAGACCGAGAACCGCCGCGTGGTGTCCGAGGGCGGTCACCCGGCCTCGGGTCGTCCGCAGCTGATGGGCATCACCAAGGCCTCGCTGGCCACGGAGTCCTGGCTGTCGGCGGCCTCCTTCCAGGAGACGACCCGGGTGCTGACGGACGCGGCGATCCACGCCAAGTCCGACTCGCTGCTCGGCCTGAAGGAGAACGTCATCATCGGCAAGCTCATCCCGGCCGGTACGGGCCTGTCCCGCTACCGCAACATCCGGGTGGAGCCGACCGAGGAGGCCAAGGCCGCGATGTACTCGGCCGTGGGCTACGACGACATCGACTACAGCCCGTTCGGCACGGGCTCGGGCCAGGCGGTCCCGCTGGAGGACTACGACTACGGGCCGTACAACGGCTGA
- the rpoB gene encoding DNA-directed RNA polymerase subunit beta has product MAASRNASTANSNNGASTAPLRISFAKIREPLEVPNLLALQTESFDWLLGNAAWKARVEAALDSGQDVPRKSGLEEIFEEISPIEDFSGSMSLTFRDHRFEPPKNSLDECKERDFTYGAPLFVTAEFTNNETGEIKSQTVFMGDFPLMTSKGTFCINGTERVVVSQLVRSPGVYFDSQIDKTSDKDIFSAKIIPSRGAWLEMEIDKRDMVGVRIDRKRKQSVTVLLKALGWSTEQILEEFGEYESMRATLEKDHTQGQDDALLDIYRKLRPGEPPTKEAAQTLLENLYFNPKRYDLAKVGRYKVNKKLGSDAPLDAGVLTTEDIIATIKYLVKLHAGETETSGENGTTIVVEVDDIDHFGNRRLRNVGELIQNQVRTGLARMERVVRERMTTQDVEAITPQTLINIRPVVASIKEFFGTSQLSQFMDQTNPLSGLTHKRRLSALGPGGLSRERAGFEVRDVHPSHYGRMCPIETPEGPNIGLIGSLASYGRVNAFGFVETPYRKVVGGVVTDEVDYLTADEEDRFVIAQANAPLTEDLRFAESRVLVRRRGGEIDYIPGDDVDYMDVSPRQMVSVATAMIPFLEHDDANRALMGSNMMRQAVPLIKSEAPLVGTGMEYRCAVDAGDVIKAEKDGVVQEVSADYVTVTNDDGTYTTYRVSKFSRSNQGTSFNQKVVVDEGARVVAGQVLADGPSTEEGEMALGKNLLVAFMPWEGHNYEDAIILSQRLVQDDVLSSIHIEEHEVDARDTKLGPEEITRDIPNVSEEVLADLDERGIIRIGADVVAGDILVGKVTPKGETELTPEERLLRAIFGEKAREVRDTSLKVPHGETGKVIGVRVFDREEGDELPPGVNQLVRVYVAQKRKITDGDKLAGRHGNKGVISKILPVEDMPFLEDGTPVDIILNPLGVPSRMNPGQVLEIHLGWLAKQGWDVSGIAEEWARRLDGIGAGQVAPNTNVATPVFDGAREDEIAGLFEATIPNRDGDRMVQSSGKARLFDGRSGEPFPDPISIGYMYILKLHHLVDDKLHARSTGPYSMITQQPLGGKAQFGGQRFGEMEVWALEAYGAAYALQELLTIKSDDVLGRVKVYEAIVKGENIPEPGIPESFKVLIKEMQSLCLNVEVLSSDGMSIEMRDTDEDVFRAAEELGIDLSRREPSSVEEV; this is encoded by the coding sequence TTGGCCGCCTCGCGCAACGCCTCGACTGCCAATTCGAACAACGGCGCAAGCACCGCACCGCTGCGCATCTCTTTCGCGAAGATCCGTGAACCCCTCGAAGTTCCGAACCTCCTCGCGCTCCAGACCGAGAGCTTTGACTGGCTGCTCGGCAACGCCGCGTGGAAGGCCCGGGTCGAGGCGGCCCTGGACAGTGGGCAGGACGTCCCCAGGAAGTCCGGTCTGGAGGAGATCTTCGAGGAGATCTCCCCGATCGAGGACTTCTCCGGGTCGATGTCGCTCACCTTCCGCGACCACCGCTTCGAGCCGCCGAAGAACTCGCTGGACGAGTGCAAGGAGCGCGACTTCACCTACGGCGCGCCGCTCTTCGTCACCGCCGAGTTCACCAACAACGAGACCGGCGAGATCAAGTCGCAGACCGTCTTCATGGGCGACTTCCCGCTGATGACGTCCAAGGGCACCTTCTGCATCAACGGCACCGAGCGTGTCGTCGTCTCGCAGCTGGTCCGCTCCCCGGGCGTGTACTTCGACAGCCAGATCGACAAGACGTCCGACAAGGACATCTTCTCCGCCAAGATCATCCCCTCCCGGGGCGCCTGGCTGGAGATGGAGATCGACAAGCGCGACATGGTCGGCGTCCGCATCGACCGCAAGCGCAAGCAGTCGGTGACCGTGCTGCTCAAGGCGCTCGGCTGGAGCACCGAGCAGATCCTTGAGGAGTTCGGCGAGTACGAGTCGATGCGCGCCACCCTGGAGAAGGACCACACCCAGGGCCAGGACGACGCGCTGCTGGACATCTACCGCAAGCTGCGTCCGGGCGAGCCGCCGACCAAGGAGGCCGCCCAGACCCTGCTGGAGAACCTCTACTTCAACCCCAAGCGCTACGACCTGGCCAAGGTCGGCCGCTACAAGGTCAACAAGAAGCTCGGCAGCGACGCGCCGCTGGACGCCGGCGTGCTCACCACCGAGGACATCATCGCCACCATCAAGTACCTGGTGAAGCTGCACGCCGGCGAGACCGAGACCAGTGGCGAGAACGGCACGACCATCGTGGTCGAGGTGGACGACATCGACCACTTCGGCAACCGCCGCCTGCGCAACGTCGGCGAGCTGATCCAGAACCAGGTCCGTACCGGCCTGGCCCGGATGGAGCGCGTCGTCCGCGAGCGGATGACCACCCAGGACGTCGAGGCGATCACGCCGCAGACCCTGATCAACATCCGGCCGGTCGTCGCCTCCATCAAGGAGTTCTTCGGCACCAGCCAGCTGTCGCAGTTCATGGACCAGACCAACCCGCTGTCCGGCCTGACCCACAAGCGCCGCCTGTCGGCGCTGGGCCCCGGCGGTCTGTCCCGTGAGCGGGCCGGCTTCGAGGTCCGCGACGTGCACCCCTCGCACTACGGCCGGATGTGCCCGATCGAGACGCCGGAAGGCCCGAACATCGGTCTGATCGGCTCGCTCGCCTCCTACGGCCGGGTCAACGCGTTCGGCTTCGTGGAGACCCCGTACCGCAAGGTCGTCGGCGGCGTCGTCACCGACGAGGTGGACTACCTGACCGCCGACGAGGAGGACCGCTTCGTCATCGCGCAGGCCAACGCGCCGCTGACCGAGGACCTGCGGTTCGCCGAGTCCCGCGTGCTGGTCCGCCGCCGCGGCGGCGAGATCGACTACATCCCCGGCGACGACGTCGACTACATGGACGTCTCGCCGCGCCAGATGGTGTCGGTCGCCACCGCCATGATCCCGTTCCTCGAGCACGACGACGCCAACCGCGCGCTCATGGGGTCGAACATGATGCGCCAGGCGGTGCCGCTGATCAAGTCCGAGGCGCCGCTGGTCGGCACCGGCATGGAGTACCGCTGCGCGGTCGACGCCGGCGACGTGATCAAGGCCGAGAAGGACGGCGTGGTCCAGGAGGTCTCCGCCGACTACGTCACGGTCACCAACGACGACGGCACGTACACCACCTACCGCGTCTCCAAGTTCTCCCGCTCCAACCAGGGCACCTCCTTCAACCAGAAGGTCGTCGTGGACGAGGGCGCCCGCGTGGTGGCCGGCCAGGTGCTGGCCGACGGCCCGTCCACCGAAGAGGGCGAGATGGCCCTCGGCAAGAACCTGCTGGTCGCGTTCATGCCGTGGGAGGGCCACAACTACGAGGACGCGATCATCCTGTCGCAGCGCCTCGTGCAGGACGACGTGCTCTCCTCGATCCACATCGAGGAGCACGAGGTCGACGCCCGCGACACCAAGCTGGGCCCCGAGGAGATCACCCGGGACATCCCGAACGTCTCCGAGGAGGTCCTCGCCGACCTCGACGAGCGCGGCATCATCCGGATCGGCGCCGACGTGGTCGCCGGCGACATCCTGGTCGGCAAGGTCACCCCCAAGGGCGAGACCGAGCTGACCCCGGAGGAGCGGCTGCTGCGCGCGATCTTCGGCGAGAAGGCGCGCGAGGTCCGCGACACCTCACTGAAGGTGCCGCACGGCGAGACCGGCAAGGTCATCGGCGTGCGCGTCTTCGACCGCGAGGAGGGCGACGAGCTGCCGCCCGGCGTCAACCAGCTGGTGCGCGTCTACGTGGCGCAGAAGCGCAAGATCACCGACGGCGACAAGCTGGCCGGCCGGCACGGCAACAAGGGCGTCATCTCCAAGATCCTGCCGGTCGAGGACATGCCGTTCCTGGAGGACGGCACCCCGGTCGACATCATCCTCAACCCGCTCGGCGTGCCCTCCCGGATGAACCCCGGCCAGGTGCTGGAGATTCATCTGGGCTGGCTGGCCAAGCAGGGCTGGGACGTCTCCGGTATCGCCGAGGAGTGGGCGCGCCGGCTGGACGGCATCGGCGCGGGCCAGGTCGCCCCGAACACCAACGTGGCGACCCCGGTCTTCGACGGCGCCCGCGAGGACGAGATCGCCGGCCTCTTCGAGGCGACGATCCCCAACCGCGACGGCGACCGCATGGTGCAGTCCTCGGGCAAGGCCCGGCTCTTCGACGGCCGCTCCGGCGAGCCGTTCCCGGACCCGATCTCGATCGGCTACATGTACATCCTCAAGCTGCACCACCTGGTGGACGACAAGCTGCACGCCCGCTCCACCGGTCCGTACTCGATGATCACCCAGCAGCCGCTGGGCGGTAAGGCGCAGTTCGGCGGGCAGCGGTTCGGCGAGATGGAGGTGTGGGCGCTGGAGGCGTACGGCGCCGCGTACGCCCTCCAGGAGCTGCTGACCATCAAGTCCGACGACGTGCTCGGCCGGGTGAAGGTCTACGAGGCCATCGTCAAGGGCGAGAACATCCCCGAGCCCGGCATTCCCGAGTCCTTCAAGGTGCTCATCAAGGAAATGCAGTCCCTCTGCCTCAACGTGGAGGTGCTGTCCTCGGACGGCATGTCCATCGAGATGCGCGACACCGACGAGGACGTCTTCCGCGCGGCGGAGGAGCTCGGTATCGACCTGTCCCGGCGCGAGCCGAGCAGCGTCGAAGAGGTCTGA